The nucleotide window TCGATCTTCATCTCCCGGAACACCTCCGGGGGCATGAAGAGCGTGTGCGGATCCAACGTGTCTAGCATCCCCTGGATGGCGCCCTGGACGAGCGTCTTCCGGTCCACGCTCTCCACGTAGTTGTTCTCCACGTAGGAGAGCACTCGCGCGAACAACTCCAGCTGGCGGTACGCGGACTCCTCCCGGCCGGCCGCGTCCCCTGGCTTCTGCGCGAGCACGGGCGCGCCCCACAGCAGGAGCGCGGCGAATCCCATGCACCACGGCTTCGGGAAACGGGTCACGGGAGCGCGTCCTCGGGGGTCGGGTGGAAGGGGCCGTCGCAAGGCCCCCGAGTCTACACCCGGCCCGCCGGACGATTCCCGCCCTTAGAGGCGAGCCCGGTCCGCGAAGCCCACCAGGTGGGACACGAACGCGTCCGGCCGCTCCATCTGCGGCACGTGGCCGAAGCCCTCCACCACGTGCACCTCCGCCTGGGCGGGCAGGTGCTGCCGGTACCAGGCGAGGATTTCCGGGGGCAGGAGCCGCTCGCTGCCGCCCCAGAGGAAAAGCACCGGCATCTTCAAATCCCGCACCGCCTGGGGCGCGATGCTCGCCTGCGTCGCGAGCGCATCCGCCGCCAGCGCCTGCACCGTGGGCGTCGTGTAGAGCCTGCTCAGCGCCGGCGCGAGCAGCAGCGCGCCCAGGGGCGGCCGGTGGAAGAGCTTGCGCGTCAGGGCGCGGACATCCGCGCTCGACTTCACCGCGAAGTGCCCCAGCAGCGCCGCCAGCGCCTGCGGCGTCAGCTCCGCGCCCGCGGGGGCCACCAGCGCCAGCGCCTTCACCCAGGCGGAATGCTCGGAGGCCAGGTTGACGGCCATGGCCCCGCCCAGCGAGTTGCCCACCACGAGGGCGGGCGCCTTCACCACCTGTTCGAAGTAGGCGCGCAGCACGTCGAACTGGCCCTGCACGCAGGTGGGGCCGCCGCAGTACTCGCCAGAGAAGCCGTGGCCCGGCAGGTCCGGCGCGAGCACGCGGGAGAAGCGCTTCGCCAGCCCGAAGAACGTGCGCCCGAAGCCGTTGGCGGACCCGCCCAGCCCGTGCACCAGCACCACCGGCGGACCCTTGCCCTGCCCCTCCAGCGCGTAGTGGTGCACCGCCTGCCCACCCACGTTCACCGTCTCCGACTCCACACCCCGCGCCACCAGCACGCGGCGCATCGCTTCCTGCATCCCACCCATCAGGTCCACGCGAAGGCCTCCTTCCTCACCAACGGCCGCTGCCCCGCACCTTCTAACGCCTCCGCGTCTTGGACGCAGCGCATCAAACAGACAATGTCAGGGCGTCCCGGCGGCGGCGGTCGCGGGGGCGAGCCAGGGGGCGGGGTCGACGGCCTGCCCGGCGCGGCGGACCTCGAAGTACAGGTAGGCGCCCTTGAGGGAGCCGGTGTCTCCCACCTCCCCCACCACGTCGCCCGGGGTCACCCGCGCGCCCACGGCGACGGCGATGGTGGAGAGGTGGGCGACCAGGGTGTGGAAGTCGTCGCCGTGGTCGACGATGAGCAGGTTGCCGTAGCCGCGCAGCCAGCCCGCGTAGACGACGGTGCCCTCGGCCACCGCGTGCACGGGGGTGCCCGCCGCGGCGCGGATGTCCACGCCCTTCTGCACGGTGACGGTGTTGAAGCGCGGGTTCACCACGCGGCCAAAGCCCACCTCCACGATGCCCGTCACGGGCCGGGGCAGCTTGCCCTTCAGGGCGCCGAAGCCGCTCGTCGCGGGGGCCTCGTGCAGGTCCACCAGCATGCGGGTGAGCTCCGCGTCCGCGCCTTCCAACTCGCGCACGGCGCGCTTCGCCAGCTCCGCTTCGCCGGCCAGCTTCCCCACCACCTCCTCCAGCGCCTCCTGCTGCGCCTGGGCCTGCTTCGACTGTTGCTGGAGGAAGGCCACGCGCTGCGACAGCGAGGTGTGCAGCCGCTTCAGCTCCAGCGTCGCCTGCCGCTGGAGGGTCGCCACGTGCTGCACGGTGCGCAGCAGCTCCAGGTCGCCCGCCATGCTGGCCTCCAGCGCGCGGGCGCGCCACATGAGCGCGGCGAAGTCGTCCGCGGACAGGAGCACCTCCAGCGGGCGGCGGCGCTGGAGCCGGTACAGGGTGCGCAGACGCGGGGACAGCCGGCGCAGCTGGGCGCGCAGGGCTTCGCGCAGCACGGCCTCCTCACGCTCGGCCAGCGCGACGCGGCGGCGGAAGAGGTTCAGGTCGCCCTCCAGCGCGCGCACGCGGCGGCGGGAGAAGGCGGCCATGTCCTCCATCAGCTCCATGCCCTCCAGCACGGAGAGCTTCTTCGCCTCCACCAGGGCCAGCGTGGCGCGCTGCGCGGTCAGCTTCTCGCGGATGGCCGCGCGCTCCGACTCCTCGTCCGGCTGGGCGAACGCGGCGCTCGCGCCCAACAGCGCCATGAGCCAGACGAGCCGTCTCATACGCGCAGGAAGCGCCCCACCGCGACGAAGCTGCCGCCCAGGCCCAGCGCGCAGCCGGCCGCGAGCAACTCCAGCGCGGTGCGCGTCTCCACCCACGGCGCGGCCACGCCCGGCCCCAGGAGGAACGCGAAGAGCGAGCCCAGCGTGGGCCCCAGGAGCCGGCCGAACAGCCACAGCCCGCCCACCGCCACCAGCGCGCCCAACAGCCCCTGAAGCAGTCCCTCCAGGAGGAACGGCGCCTTCACGAAGCGGTCGGTGGCGCCCACCAGCTTCTGGATTTCAATCTCCTCGCGCCGCGAATAGATGGCCAGCTGGAGCGTGGCCGCGACGATGACGATGGTCGTCCCCAGCACCACCACCAGCGCCACCAGCGCCCCGAAGCTCAGCGCGCGGGCGATGGCGGACAGCCGCTCCACCGCGGCCTCCCCGTAGTCCACGCCGGTGACGCCGGGCAGCGCGCGCAGCTCCTTGGCCAGGGCCGACAGCGCCGCGGGGGAACGACGCGCCTCCGGCACGCGCAGCTCCAGCGTCGCGGGCAGCGGGTTCTCCGGCAGCTCCGACAGCGCCTCGCCCAGGTCGCCCAGCTCCTGCTTGAGCCGCTTCAGCGCCGCTTCCGGCGGCACCACCGTCACCTCGCCGTGGCTCAGCTCCACCACGCGCGTGTGGACGCCGTGCACCTCGTCTTCACCCAGCTGCGGCGCCAGGTAGAGCGTCACCTCCACCTCGCCGCCCAGCGAAGCGAGCAGGTTGTCCACCACGTGCGACGCGCCCCGCGCCAGCCCCGCCGCGAACAGCGCGATGGCGATGGTGGACACGGCGATGAAGTGCACGAAGGGCGCGTGCTTCAGCCCCCCGGCCGCCGAGCGCCAGAAGTAGGCCACCTTCGACAGCACGCTCATACCAGCATCCGCCGCGCCGCCTTGACGCCGT belongs to Corallococcus exiguus and includes:
- a CDS encoding alpha/beta fold hydrolase, with amino-acid sequence MDLMGGMQEAMRRVLVARGVESETVNVGGQAVHHYALEGQGKGPPVVLVHGLGGSANGFGRTFFGLAKRFSRVLAPDLPGHGFSGEYCGGPTCVQGQFDVLRAYFEQVVKAPALVVGNSLGGAMAVNLASEHSAWVKALALVAPAGAELTPQALAALLGHFAVKSSADVRALTRKLFHRPPLGALLLAPALSRLYTTPTVQALAADALATQASIAPQAVRDLKMPVLFLWGGSERLLPPEILAWYRQHLPAQAEVHVVEGFGHVPQMERPDAFVSHLVGFADRARL
- a CDS encoding murein hydrolase activator EnvC family protein, with protein sequence MRRLVWLMALLGASAAFAQPDEESERAAIREKLTAQRATLALVEAKKLSVLEGMELMEDMAAFSRRRVRALEGDLNLFRRRVALAEREEAVLREALRAQLRRLSPRLRTLYRLQRRRPLEVLLSADDFAALMWRARALEASMAGDLELLRTVQHVATLQRQATLELKRLHTSLSQRVAFLQQQSKQAQAQQEALEEVVGKLAGEAELAKRAVRELEGADAELTRMLVDLHEAPATSGFGALKGKLPRPVTGIVEVGFGRVVNPRFNTVTVQKGVDIRAAAGTPVHAVAEGTVVYAGWLRGYGNLLIVDHGDDFHTLVAHLSTIAVAVGARVTPGDVVGEVGDTGSLKGAYLYFEVRRAGQAVDPAPWLAPATAAAGTP
- a CDS encoding cell division protein FtsX, with the translated sequence MSVLSKVAYFWRSAAGGLKHAPFVHFIAVSTIAIALFAAGLARGASHVVDNLLASLGGEVEVTLYLAPQLGEDEVHGVHTRVVELSHGEVTVVPPEAALKRLKQELGDLGEALSELPENPLPATLELRVPEARRSPAALSALAKELRALPGVTGVDYGEAAVERLSAIARALSFGALVALVVVLGTTIVIVAATLQLAIYSRREEIEIQKLVGATDRFVKAPFLLEGLLQGLLGALVAVGGLWLFGRLLGPTLGSLFAFLLGPGVAAPWVETRTALELLAAGCALGLGGSFVAVGRFLRV